GGCAGATTAAAAAGGATTATTCTCCGTAACAAGAGGTAGCTCCATACTCAAAATAAAAAGTTGAAATTTTCAGCTTAAGAAGCACCATAAACCAAATTCCTATTTTTGATGACTAGGTTCTCCACCCTACATTTTTCCGTGCATATTATGGTTTCTTCTTCAAGCACACTTAACTTTTACTTTTAAACGAATTTTTGGATTTTAGGCACATTTGACTTATTATTCACATTTTTATATGTAAATGAAGCGACAAATATCTCACTTAAAAGGACCATATAACAAAACGATtgtttttacacaatttttagTATGTCTATACCAAATTAACATAAATTATAGATCATGATTTCAACATTAGGTGTAGAGGAAGATTAAGTTGCTTTAGCTAATTTGGCTAAGCCTAATAAAATGAATCTTAAAGCAGAACCCTTGAGAAAATGATGATTAATTGCATTTCAAACGTAGGGCATTAGAAATACTTAAATTCATTGACAAATATAGAAGTTACATAGTACGACATTATGAAATAACTCACGACGGTAGTACTTAACTTAACAAACAAGAACATTAAGAACCATAACAGGGATAGGATGTTAACAACCCAACTGTGAATTGGGCCATTAACTTATTCTAGCTAGTTCCACACTCGTACCAAAGTACCTACGTCCATGCACCCACTGATAATTAAGTGATGAGTGATCAGCTCATCACTAGCTTAATTAATTAGATAATTAACAATGTTTAGTGCAAAAGCATCTACGGCGTAAGCCACGGCAATTGCCCCCGGGGAAGCCCTCAGTTTGGCAAACAGCAGCACAGTTACTTTTACTCACGCAGCTTCCTTTGAAACGGTTACTCTGAGACTCGCAGGTCCTACCCTCAGCAACCATCGTCCCTTTAAACAATTATTCCAAACAATAAATAGTTAATATGCATGGTTAAAATCGTAATAATATATATTAGCGACGAAGTTATTAACAAGATCGAGGGAAAAGAAATATTACCGGTGGCCACCAAAAGTAGCAGGAAGACGAAGACGGTTGGAAATAAACGCATCGAACGCTCCATcttatataatttatatgtaTCTATAATCGGAACCTAGCAGCACCTTATATAGACTGGAGATTGAGGAGATGGGAAAAGATCCTTTCCGGATCCAGACtcttgaaatttaattcaacaaTTACAAACAGGAAGttctctaaaaattataatcattataaccgttggatcaaatttaaaaatttcgTATCTTCGAACCCTTTTCCATAGAAGATAAGATATGTGCATGTGCTAagcaatattatattattactgATGTGATTGGACCATGCCGTTCACAAATAAACGACGATAAAGAAAGAGGGAAATAATAGCAGCCATGCATATTTCTGTGCTCAAATGAATGAGTGAGTCAGTACTTGCAGCAGTGACATGTCTTTCTCAATGCTTTTTCTCGGAAAGAGATTCTCTTCTTTggacttggatcctctcctgagctaatggagatgATCCTCCTGACCACTAATTATGAACCgttagatttttatccaacggctataaatagggaggtccttttaaagttataataattataaccgttggataaaaatctaacGGCCCATGATtagtggtcaggaggatcctctccattagctcaggaggagaggatccaaatccctctTCTTTCCCAGCAAAATTACACAAttaatttattcaaatttttaaaatttaatctaacaattaaaattattataatttaaaaaaaaaatttctgttTATaatcatttgatcaaattttaagaatcCAAATTAAATGATTGTGTTGCTATAGTAGGAGAGAGCCGGAGGGGATCTCTTATTACAAACAATTGTCTCGAAAGTAATTTCTGACCAAAGGCCATAATTAAAATAGGCgtgcaaaattaaaaaaatgagccAATGTAGCAACCATTGTCATAAAGTTATGCAAACcctaaattatttcaaaaaaatcTTAGTGAAATATTCtcaatactattcatttttaatgaaaattaacTTCTTTTCTAACCTCATCTCTTAGAGACGTGGCAGGCCAATGACCTTTGCCTCATTCTTATATAATAAGGTCAAACTAATGTCCTCATTTTGCataagagaaatttttcagtgtgtcaATAACAATATTCGGTACATtatgtttcaaattttttttttagatatcCAATCAGTTGTATTATTTTACTTGGTGTAATAAACTGTGATTCTGGTACAGAAAGATCTTTCTAGATAGAGCACCATATCCATATCTCAGTTAAAAAGACCGAGAAACTCATCTTTTATTGCACTGCAAACGGTAGGGTATTACAAAGACGTTGTTCTGAAATATGGAAGTTACATAAAATGAACATATCCATAAGAGATTACAAAGTAACTCACGCGGTGATAGTTTTACTTAATAAACAAGAACAAAAGAACAATTAATGA
The nucleotide sequence above comes from Malus sylvestris chromosome 16, drMalSylv7.2, whole genome shotgun sequence. Encoded proteins:
- the LOC126608124 gene encoding defensin Ec-AMP-D2-like gives rise to the protein MERSMRLFPTVFVFLLLLVATGTMVAEGRTCESQSNRFKGSCVSKSNCAAVCQTEGFPGGNCRGLRRRCFCTKHC